From a region of the Nonlabens dokdonensis DSW-6 genome:
- a CDS encoding NAD(P)H-dependent oxidoreductase, with translation MNSIESLKWRYATKKFDPAKKIEVSQLELLAQAFNLTATSYGLQPCRLVVVQDQDVKDKMVAHSFGQLQVKDASAVLVLCTTAVDKNYIKDYFSIVKKQRNTPDEVLKPFEDFLTDTFSKKEVEEVETWARNQAYLILGNLLTVCAQEQIDSCPMEGFVPEKVDELLGLSKVGLKSTLLLPVGYRAADDMMSELKKVRRPQQEMVSYI, from the coding sequence ATGAATAGTATAGAAAGTTTAAAATGGAGGTATGCCACAAAGAAGTTTGATCCAGCCAAGAAAATAGAAGTGAGCCAATTAGAATTACTCGCTCAAGCATTTAATTTAACAGCGACTTCTTACGGTTTACAACCATGTAGACTTGTAGTTGTTCAAGACCAAGATGTTAAGGATAAAATGGTGGCGCACTCTTTTGGACAGTTGCAGGTTAAGGATGCCAGTGCTGTTTTAGTATTGTGTACGACCGCTGTAGATAAAAACTATATAAAAGACTATTTTTCTATAGTAAAAAAACAGCGCAACACACCAGATGAGGTATTGAAACCTTTTGAAGATTTCTTGACAGACACCTTTTCTAAAAAAGAGGTGGAAGAAGTAGAGACTTGGGCAAGAAATCAAGCTTACTTGATTTTGGGTAATTTGCTTACAGTGTGCGCACAAGAGCAAATTGATTCTTGTCCTATGGAAGGTTTTGTGCCAGAAAAAGTAGACGAGTTATTAGGCCTTTCTAAAGTAGGATTAAAAAGCACATTACTCTTACCAGTAGGCTATCGTGCTGCAGACGACATGATGTCTGAGCTTAAAAAAGTACGTAGACCTCAACAAGAAATGGTTTCTTATATATAG
- a CDS encoding acyl-CoA thioesterase has translation MQDINKRITDSETRIFKAVFPNTTNHYDTLFGGTALHLMDEVAFICATRFSRKKVVTISTDQIDFKKPIPQGSIIELVGKIVNVGNTSCVVGISIYMEDMYSYTREKVVEGTFTFVAVDDNKKPTPII, from the coding sequence ATGCAGGATATCAATAAACGAATCACGGATTCTGAAACACGTATTTTCAAAGCCGTTTTCCCAAATACTACTAATCATTATGATACTCTTTTTGGTGGGACCGCATTGCATCTCATGGACGAAGTAGCTTTTATTTGTGCCACTAGATTTTCAAGAAAAAAAGTTGTTACCATAAGTACCGATCAAATTGATTTTAAAAAACCGATCCCACAAGGAAGTATTATTGAACTCGTAGGAAAAATTGTTAACGTAGGAAATACGAGTTGTGTGGTAGGAATAAGTATTTATATGGAAGATATGTATAGTTACACGAGAGAAAAAGTCGTTGAGGGCACATTTACATTTGTTGCTGTTGATGATAATAAAAAACCAACTCCCATTATCTAA
- a CDS encoding SanA/YdcF family protein, producing MRKFLNILVFGVLIVVVGVLILQIHVNRTARNQIFTNVEELEPAYTGIVLGASVRPDKSLSPILQDRVDAAFLAYQNKKIKKFLLSGDHGEKNYDEVNAMKNYLNKKGVPDEDIFLDHAGFDTYDTMFRARDVFQVKSSIVFTQEFHLPRAIYLGKNMGLDIQGYVADQREYPGSSHFARREWLANIKAWMELNIEKSPTYSGPVIPITGDSKVSHDKN from the coding sequence ATGCGTAAATTTTTAAACATTCTTGTTTTTGGAGTGCTCATCGTTGTGGTAGGTGTTTTGATATTGCAAATACACGTTAATAGAACAGCGCGCAATCAAATTTTTACCAATGTAGAAGAACTGGAACCAGCTTACACAGGTATCGTTTTAGGCGCGAGTGTACGTCCAGACAAAAGCTTATCTCCTATTTTACAAGATCGTGTAGACGCAGCTTTTCTTGCCTATCAAAACAAAAAAATAAAGAAATTTTTATTGAGTGGTGATCATGGAGAAAAGAATTATGACGAAGTCAACGCAATGAAAAATTACCTAAACAAAAAAGGAGTTCCTGACGAAGACATCTTTTTAGACCATGCAGGTTTTGATACGTATGATACCATGTTTAGGGCAAGAGATGTTTTTCAAGTTAAAAGCAGTATTGTATTTACTCAAGAATTTCATTTGCCTAGAGCTATTTATTTAGGTAAAAATATGGGACTTGATATTCAAGGCTACGTAGCAGATCAACGAGAATATCCTGGTAGCAGTCATTTTGCTAGAAGAGAATGGCTAGCAAATATCAAGGCCTGGATGGAACTCAACATAGAAAAATCTCCTACTTATTCTGGACCAGTGATACCTATAACAGGCGACAGCAAGGTGTCTCACGATAAAAATTAA
- a CDS encoding isoamylase early set domain-containing protein: MAIKKQFLKSKPVCKVTFTLPMEEAKNAAVIGSFNEWDQKATPLKKLKNGTFKTTVDLETSNSYEFRYVVDGTTYLNEEQADSYAWNDYAGAENSVLSL; the protein is encoded by the coding sequence ATGGCTATTAAAAAACAATTTTTAAAAAGCAAACCAGTTTGTAAAGTGACCTTCACGTTACCTATGGAAGAGGCAAAAAATGCTGCCGTTATAGGAAGTTTTAACGAATGGGATCAAAAAGCAACTCCATTAAAAAAATTAAAAAATGGTACGTTTAAAACAACTGTTGATTTAGAAACTTCAAATTCTTATGAATTTAGATATGTTGTAGATGGTACCACATATTTAAATGAAGAACAAGCCGACTCCTATGCATGGAACGATTATGCTGGAGCTGAGAATAGTGTTTTATCCCTATAG
- a CDS encoding universal stress protein has protein sequence MKNIIVPVDFSNHSEYALETAAIIAKKHDATLHVLHMLELSESLISHSSNDNTNEMMFLLALSRKKFEPFLEKEYLKGVKVEAVIKHHKVYKEVDVLAKKINADLIVMGSHGLMAHQGIFAGSNAEKMVRNSTTPVLTIKSAPKNFNLEKVIMATDLSVESVPAYQKALGLFETLGSSVNLVFVNRPHASFISSQEFKELTQKFEKAGGTNQVSFIAGYTIEDGLMQFAEELQADGIAISTHGRKGLSHFFKGSISEDLANHSPLPVMSFKI, from the coding sequence ATGAAAAATATTATTGTACCAGTAGACTTCTCAAATCACTCAGAATATGCTCTCGAGACCGCTGCTATAATTGCTAAAAAACATGATGCTACGTTGCACGTGCTTCATATGTTAGAGTTGTCAGAATCTCTAATATCTCACTCTAGCAATGACAATACAAACGAAATGATGTTTTTACTAGCTCTAAGCAGAAAGAAATTTGAACCTTTTCTAGAAAAGGAATATTTAAAAGGAGTAAAAGTAGAAGCAGTCATTAAGCACCATAAAGTATATAAAGAAGTAGATGTTCTAGCCAAAAAAATAAATGCTGACCTCATCGTAATGGGATCTCACGGATTAATGGCTCATCAGGGTATTTTTGCTGGGTCAAATGCAGAAAAAATGGTAAGAAACAGTACTACTCCAGTATTAACGATTAAGTCTGCTCCTAAGAACTTTAACCTAGAAAAAGTCATTATGGCTACAGACTTATCTGTTGAAAGCGTTCCTGCTTATCAAAAAGCCTTAGGACTATTTGAAACATTAGGAAGCTCAGTAAACCTCGTGTTTGTCAATAGACCACATGCTAGTTTCATAAGCTCTCAAGAATTTAAAGAATTGACTCAAAAATTTGAAAAAGCAGGTGGAACAAATCAAGTTTCCTTTATCGCTGGTTATACTATTGAAGATGGATTAATGCAATTTGCAGAAGAGTTACAAGCAGATGGAATTGCTATCAGTACGCATGGTAGAAAAGGACTTTCTCATTTCTTTAAAGGAAGTATATCAGAAGATCTAGCAAACCACTCTCCTCTTCCTGTAATGAGTTTTAAAATATAA
- a CDS encoding PAS domain-containing sensor histidine kinase: protein MNSSFQKSTEKKLAQIKSSFEEDNKLSYEVFQQMPIGICITDSDGYFTDVNLTYCDIYGYSKDELIGKPFTTVVPDEYRDMLVKLHEEFLEKEYELQGRWTVQNKQNQQFEIISNAAFLYDEETNVKKKMTLVVKAKELELTIDRLKTTIDILENKIKTQDIANEMVDHDMRNRVASMVSIATILSKTELDKQQAKWVTMLKNIGNDTIKLLTSANDFAKMERGEYQPDVSTFDLIALIANETSELKDLIMEKEADFSLIHDGKVCEPGTDEFMIKGDEFYLQHLFQNLLRNALEASPDKETIGISIDYDQIFTVKISNKGVIPKSVRNNFFEKYATSGKDTGTGLGTYISKMIAEIHGGSLSFLTSEEEGTTLTLKLPSDIVST, encoded by the coding sequence ATGAATTCATCCTTTCAAAAATCAACAGAAAAGAAGCTTGCACAAATTAAAAGTAGCTTTGAGGAAGATAATAAATTATCCTATGAGGTTTTTCAACAAATGCCTATAGGTATATGTATTACAGATTCAGATGGATACTTTACTGATGTCAACCTTACCTATTGCGATATCTACGGATATTCTAAAGATGAACTTATAGGAAAACCTTTTACGACAGTCGTACCAGATGAGTATAGAGATATGCTTGTAAAACTTCATGAAGAATTTCTTGAAAAAGAATATGAGCTTCAAGGACGCTGGACTGTTCAAAATAAACAAAATCAACAATTTGAAATCATTTCAAATGCAGCTTTTCTTTATGATGAAGAAACTAATGTAAAGAAAAAAATGACCCTAGTGGTCAAAGCGAAAGAATTAGAATTAACTATTGATCGTCTTAAAACCACGATCGATATTCTAGAGAATAAGATAAAGACTCAAGATATTGCAAACGAAATGGTAGATCATGACATGCGCAATAGAGTTGCGTCTATGGTTTCCATAGCAACTATTCTATCTAAAACAGAACTTGATAAGCAACAAGCTAAGTGGGTAACGATGTTGAAGAACATAGGTAATGATACCATAAAGCTGCTCACCTCTGCAAATGATTTTGCAAAAATGGAGCGTGGTGAATATCAACCAGATGTTTCTACTTTTGATTTAATAGCTCTTATTGCAAATGAAACTTCAGAGTTAAAGGATCTTATAATGGAAAAGGAGGCAGATTTTAGTCTCATACATGATGGTAAAGTTTGTGAGCCTGGCACAGATGAATTTATGATTAAAGGTGATGAATTTTATCTGCAGCATTTATTTCAAAACTTGTTGCGCAATGCTTTGGAAGCATCTCCCGATAAAGAAACGATAGGTATCTCAATAGATTATGATCAAATCTTTACTGTAAAAATCAGCAATAAAGGGGTAATTCCTAAAAGTGTGAGAAACAACTTTTTTGAAAAATATGCTACCTCGGGAAAAGATACAGGTACAGGACTTGGAACTTATATCTCAAAAATGATTGCCGAAATACATGGTGGCTCTCTATCTTTTTTAACCAGTGAAGAAGAAGGAACTACACTCACTTTAAAGCTGCCTAGTGATATAGTCTCGACTTAA
- a CDS encoding Crp/Fnr family transcriptional regulator: MSQHTEQRCENCIVRRLNTLKALTKEELKNISDSKETKTVKKGDEIFKEGDKLNGVFCVRDGVSKLSKMSDNGKDQIVKLVKRGELLGQRSVITEESTNLSAVALSDMTVCFIPKNHLKDNISNNIKFTNAILQQMANELKFADDVIVNMAQKNVRQRIAETLKYLEDTFGTDDEGYIKMILTREDIANVVGTAKEACIRQLTKFKKAGWIATDGKRIKLVDHKSLYNLIEGFE; the protein is encoded by the coding sequence ATGAGTCAACACACTGAGCAAAGATGCGAGAACTGCATTGTACGTAGATTAAATACACTTAAAGCTCTTACTAAAGAAGAACTTAAAAACATTTCTGATAGTAAGGAAACTAAAACAGTTAAAAAAGGTGATGAGATCTTTAAAGAAGGTGATAAGTTAAATGGTGTTTTTTGTGTGCGAGACGGCGTTTCTAAGTTGTCAAAAATGAGCGACAATGGTAAAGATCAAATAGTAAAACTTGTTAAACGAGGAGAGCTATTAGGACAGCGATCTGTGATAACAGAAGAATCTACCAATTTAAGCGCTGTTGCCTTGAGTGATATGACGGTTTGTTTTATTCCTAAAAACCACTTGAAAGACAACATAAGCAACAATATTAAATTCACAAATGCTATTCTTCAACAAATGGCAAACGAGTTAAAGTTTGCAGATGATGTGATCGTAAACATGGCTCAAAAGAATGTAAGACAGCGCATTGCAGAGACCTTGAAATATCTGGAAGATACTTTTGGCACGGATGACGAAGGTTATATCAAAATGATATTAACTAGAGAAGATATTGCAAATGTAGTCGGCACCGCTAAGGAAGCTTGTATAAGACAGCTTACGAAATTTAAAAAAGCAGGATGGATAGCTACTGACGGTAAACGTATAAAACTAGTAGATCATAAATCACTTTACAATCTTATTGAAGGATTTGAGTGA
- a CDS encoding heavy metal translocating P-type ATPase, translated as MESCFHCGDECRKTLIKHQEKSFCCNGCKTVYDILNDNDLSYYYDLEHTPGTTPVEQEGKFDFLESNEIISQLLEFNEQGIQVISLLIPSIHCSSCIWVLENLQKLQPGVKTSQVNFPEKTVRITYSSADLNLQDLVLLLSKLGYEPYISLEDTNKQKTDKDRSLIYKLGVAGFAFGNIMFLSFPEYFEVNEFWLEKYKHVFRWLMFIFSLPVVFYSGRDYFISAFKGLRSKILNIDVPIAIGITVLFTRSFVDVLMDWGSGFFDSLAGLVFFLLLGRFFQQKTYAYLSFERDYKSYFPIAVTRIFKNIDGDDLAFAKAESGKSSFSTKKSEQQIQVNDLQQGDRILIRNNELLPVDGVLINGNALIDYSFATGEAEPVAKTSGDHLFAGGRQLAGSIEVEVLKSMEQSYLTQLWSNEVFSKKGKNVFQSLTDQISRRFTITLLLIAIVATAVWLFIDTSIALNVFTSVLIVACPCAIALAAPFTLGNLLRIFGRHKLYMKDTSSIEQMAHIDLVVFDKTGTLTTNSKNTITYEGVELDEDEKSLLSSTLRSSNHPLSRSLYEMLDQHDIKTLDDFQEEVGKGVTGTINDQHIKIGSFEFLGSPEQGASVNTHQNTAVHICYNNTYKGCFIFYNEYRDGVQEVFNQLKKSVQIVILSGDNDGEREHLASILPANTTLLFNQKPEDKLNYIKNQQRAGKTVLMVGDGLNDAGALAQSNVGITISENINVFSPACDGILDASRFSDINTFLSISKNGLKTIKYAFIFSLFYNMIGLGFALTGKLAPVVAAILMPLSSISIVIFTTVITYLLGRKLKSN; from the coding sequence ATGGAAAGTTGTTTCCATTGTGGAGATGAATGTCGCAAAACCCTTATCAAGCATCAGGAAAAATCTTTTTGCTGTAATGGTTGTAAAACGGTCTATGACATTTTAAACGATAATGACTTATCGTATTATTATGATCTGGAACACACTCCAGGAACTACTCCTGTTGAGCAAGAGGGAAAATTTGACTTTCTAGAAAGCAATGAGATCATATCGCAATTGCTGGAATTTAATGAACAAGGCATTCAGGTTATCTCTCTTCTCATTCCTTCTATTCATTGTAGCTCTTGTATTTGGGTATTAGAAAATTTACAAAAATTACAACCTGGTGTAAAAACTTCACAAGTAAATTTTCCAGAGAAAACAGTAAGAATCACCTATTCTAGCGCAGACTTGAACCTTCAAGATCTCGTACTTCTTTTATCTAAATTAGGTTACGAGCCGTACATATCGCTTGAAGATACTAATAAGCAAAAAACCGATAAGGATCGTAGTCTTATTTATAAATTAGGTGTTGCTGGTTTTGCTTTTGGTAATATCATGTTTTTATCTTTTCCAGAGTATTTTGAAGTGAACGAATTCTGGTTAGAAAAGTACAAACATGTCTTCAGGTGGTTGATGTTCATATTTAGCTTACCAGTTGTTTTTTATTCTGGTCGTGATTACTTTATCTCGGCATTCAAAGGGTTGCGCAGTAAAATTCTCAATATAGATGTACCTATCGCCATAGGGATTACGGTTCTATTCACACGCTCTTTTGTAGATGTTTTGATGGATTGGGGTTCTGGTTTTTTTGATAGCCTTGCAGGACTGGTCTTCTTTTTACTTTTAGGACGTTTCTTCCAGCAAAAAACCTACGCCTATCTTTCTTTTGAGCGCGATTATAAGTCCTACTTCCCTATCGCTGTTACAAGAATATTTAAAAATATAGATGGTGATGATCTCGCTTTCGCGAAAGCGGAATCAGGAAAATCTTCTTTCTCTACCAAAAAATCTGAACAACAAATTCAAGTCAACGATCTGCAGCAAGGCGACCGTATCTTGATAAGAAACAATGAGTTATTACCTGTAGATGGTGTGTTGATTAATGGAAACGCATTGATCGATTACAGCTTTGCGACTGGAGAAGCAGAGCCTGTGGCCAAGACATCTGGAGACCACCTATTTGCAGGAGGAAGACAGCTCGCAGGATCAATAGAAGTAGAAGTTTTGAAAAGCATGGAGCAAAGTTATCTCACGCAACTCTGGTCTAATGAGGTCTTTTCAAAAAAAGGAAAAAACGTATTCCAATCGCTTACTGATCAAATAAGTCGCCGTTTTACCATTACTTTATTACTAATAGCGATTGTTGCAACGGCGGTTTGGCTTTTTATAGATACTAGTATTGCACTTAATGTATTTACTTCTGTTTTGATAGTAGCCTGCCCATGTGCAATAGCGCTTGCAGCACCTTTTACATTAGGAAATTTGTTGCGCATTTTTGGACGTCACAAATTGTATATGAAAGACACGTCTTCCATAGAGCAAATGGCACATATTGATCTAGTGGTTTTTGATAAAACAGGGACACTTACCACAAATTCTAAAAACACTATTACTTATGAAGGTGTCGAGCTGGATGAAGATGAAAAATCTTTACTGTCGAGTACGCTACGCTCTTCTAACCATCCATTGAGTCGTTCTCTTTATGAAATGCTGGATCAACACGATATCAAAACCCTTGATGATTTTCAAGAAGAAGTAGGTAAAGGTGTTACAGGAACTATTAATGACCAGCACATTAAGATAGGCTCTTTTGAGTTTTTAGGATCGCCAGAACAAGGAGCCAGTGTTAACACGCATCAAAACACAGCTGTGCATATTTGTTATAATAATACTTATAAAGGCTGTTTCATTTTTTATAATGAATATCGTGATGGTGTTCAAGAGGTGTTTAACCAGTTAAAGAAGTCTGTTCAAATTGTTATTCTTTCTGGTGATAATGATGGGGAACGAGAGCATCTAGCAAGCATTTTACCTGCTAACACTACGTTGCTTTTTAATCAAAAACCAGAAGACAAGCTCAATTACATCAAGAATCAACAGCGAGCTGGCAAAACCGTTTTAATGGTAGGTGATGGACTTAATGATGCCGGAGCCTTAGCGCAAAGTAACGTTGGAATTACTATTTCTGAGAATATCAATGTATTTTCTCCTGCTTGCGACGGTATTCTTGACGCTTCAAGATTTAGCGATATCAACACTTTTCTATCTATTTCAAAAAATGGTTTAAAAACTATTAAATACGCTTTTATTTTCTCTCTTTTCTACAATATGATCGGATTAGGATTTGCTCTCACTGGCAAACTTGCTCCTGTGGTAGCGGCTATTTTAATGCCTTTAAGTTCAATAAGCATTGTGATCTTCACAACTGTAATCACTTATTTGTTAGGGAGAAAACTGAAATCTAATTAA
- the ccoS gene encoding cbb3-type cytochrome oxidase assembly protein CcoS, translating to MNIIYMLLAISVVVALLFLAAFIFSVKLGQYDDTYTPSVRMLFDDELIKENPKEKKTTD from the coding sequence ATGAATATTATTTATATGCTTCTCGCAATTAGTGTTGTCGTGGCGCTGCTATTTCTCGCAGCGTTTATTTTCTCTGTAAAGCTGGGACAATATGATGATACTTATACTCCATCAGTTAGAATGCTATTTGATGATGAATTGATAAAAGAAAACCCTAAAGAAAAAAAAACAACCGATTAA
- the ccoN gene encoding cytochrome-c oxidase, cbb3-type subunit I, whose product MEVQKFYYDNKIVSKFIIATLFWGVIGMSVGLLLAYMYLFPNLTDGVSWLSYGRLRPLHTNAVIFAFVGNAIFAGVYYSTQRLLKARMWKDWLSNLNFWGWQAIIVGAAITLPLGYTTSKEYAELEWPFDIAIALIWVAFGANLIGTILKRRQRHLYVAIWFYLATFVTVAVLHIVNSMELPVSALKSYSAYAGVQDALVQWWYGHNAVAFFLTTPFLGLMYYFVPKAANRPVYSYRLSIVHFWSLIFIYIWAGPHHLLYSALPDWAQNLGVAFSVMLIAPSWGGMINGLLTLRGAWDKVRTDPVLKFMVVAITGYGMATFEGPMLSLKNVNAIAHFSDWIIAHVHVGALAWNGFLTFGMVYWLVPRLFKTTLWSTKLANVHFWIGTLGVILYALPMYVAGFVQASMWKQFNPDGTLTYGNFLETVTQIMPMYWMRAIGGSLFIVGALIGVYNMIMTARAGSKVTDELAEAAALSNVTSKRTVKEGYHTWLERRPVKLTIYATVAILIGGMVQIIPSLMVDDYVPVISSVKPYTPLELEGRDIYIREGCVGCHSQMIRPFRSEVERYGEYSKAGEYVYDHPFLWGSKRTGPDLMRVGGKYSDNWHINHFYDPQSTSSGSIMPSYKWLIKNELDKSDTEDKMAAMMTLGVPYTQEEIDRAQEWMTEQGTQIEKSLYNDPDFAKTYEADKQYAQENNLPFVEMRNREVVAIISYLQRLGTDIKVTTADGTVMNLNEE is encoded by the coding sequence ATGGAAGTACAAAAGTTTTATTACGATAATAAAATCGTAAGCAAATTTATCATCGCAACTTTGTTTTGGGGTGTTATAGGTATGAGCGTTGGGCTCTTACTTGCTTATATGTATCTGTTTCCTAATTTAACCGATGGGGTCTCCTGGTTAAGCTATGGTCGTTTAAGACCATTACATACAAATGCAGTGATATTTGCCTTTGTAGGAAACGCAATATTTGCTGGAGTTTACTACTCTACGCAGCGTCTTTTAAAAGCACGTATGTGGAAAGACTGGTTGAGCAATCTCAATTTTTGGGGATGGCAAGCAATTATTGTAGGTGCTGCAATTACATTGCCATTAGGTTACACAACTTCCAAAGAATATGCAGAGCTAGAGTGGCCGTTTGATATCGCTATTGCCTTGATATGGGTAGCCTTTGGAGCAAATCTAATTGGTACAATACTTAAAAGAAGACAGCGTCACCTGTATGTGGCTATCTGGTTTTATCTAGCAACATTTGTTACCGTAGCTGTTCTACATATAGTAAACAGTATGGAGTTACCAGTAAGCGCATTAAAAAGTTATTCTGCTTATGCTGGTGTACAAGATGCCTTAGTACAATGGTGGTACGGTCATAATGCTGTTGCCTTTTTCTTAACTACTCCGTTTTTAGGATTGATGTATTACTTTGTTCCTAAAGCGGCAAATAGACCAGTATATTCTTATAGGCTTTCTATTGTTCACTTCTGGTCGTTGATTTTTATTTATATCTGGGCTGGACCTCACCACTTATTATACTCAGCTTTACCAGACTGGGCTCAAAATTTAGGTGTTGCTTTTTCTGTGATGTTAATTGCACCATCGTGGGGTGGAATGATCAATGGATTATTAACCTTAAGAGGTGCTTGGGATAAAGTACGTACAGATCCTGTTTTAAAATTTATGGTAGTTGCTATAACAGGTTACGGTATGGCAACATTTGAAGGACCTATGCTTTCTCTTAAAAATGTAAACGCCATAGCGCACTTTAGCGACTGGATTATTGCACACGTTCACGTAGGAGCTCTTGCGTGGAATGGTTTCCTAACTTTCGGTATGGTGTACTGGTTAGTTCCTAGATTGTTTAAAACAACTCTTTGGTCCACTAAGTTAGCAAACGTTCACTTCTGGATAGGTACATTAGGTGTAATTCTCTATGCATTACCTATGTATGTTGCTGGATTTGTACAAGCTTCTATGTGGAAACAATTTAATCCAGATGGTACGCTTACTTACGGTAACTTCTTAGAAACTGTTACTCAAATCATGCCTATGTACTGGATGAGAGCAATAGGTGGAAGTTTATTTATAGTAGGAGCTTTAATAGGTGTTTATAACATGATTATGACAGCTCGTGCTGGTAGTAAAGTTACTGATGAACTTGCTGAAGCTGCTGCTTTATCAAATGTGACTAGTAAACGTACTGTAAAAGAAGGTTATCACACCTGGTTAGAAAGACGACCAGTAAAATTAACTATCTATGCAACAGTAGCAATTCTTATAGGTGGAATGGTACAGATAATTCCGTCTCTTATGGTAGATGATTATGTACCTGTCATTTCTAGTGTTAAACCTTATACACCGTTAGAACTGGAAGGAAGAGATATCTATATAAGGGAAGGTTGTGTAGGATGTCACTCTCAAATGATACGTCCTTTTAGAAGTGAGGTAGAACGATACGGAGAATATTCTAAAGCTGGAGAATATGTTTATGATCATCCATTCTTATGGGGTAGTAAGCGTACTGGCCCAGATTTAATGCGCGTAGGTGGAAAATATAGTGACAACTGGCACATCAACCACTTCTATGATCCACAAAGTACTTCATCTGGTTCTATAATGCCTTCTTATAAATGGCTCATTAAAAATGAGCTTGATAAATCTGATACTGAAGATAAAATGGCCGCTATGATGACCTTAGGTGTTCCATATACTCAAGAAGAAATCGATCGAGCGCAAGAATGGATGACAGAGCAAGGAACTCAAATAGAAAAAAGTCTCTACAACGATCCTGACTTTGCAAAAACTTATGAGGCAGATAAGCAGTATGCTCAAGAGAACAACTTACCATTTGTAGAAATGCGCAATAGAGAAGTAGTAGCAATCATATCCTATCTACAACGATTAGGTACCGATATCAAAGTCACCACTGCTGATGGAACTGTAATGAACTTAAACGAAGAATAA
- a CDS encoding cbb3-type cytochrome c oxidase subunit 3 yields the protein MLKFVKGNLENIDGVEIYPIISLLIFFIFFTALFWWVFTAKKKHIEEVSNIPLTDDASTIKDL from the coding sequence ATGTTAAAATTTGTAAAAGGAAACTTAGAAAACATTGATGGCGTAGAGATCTACCCTATCATATCATTACTCATATTTTTCATCTTTTTCACTGCTCTTTTCTGGTGGGTTTTCACTGCCAAAAAGAAACATATAGAAGAGGTAAGTAACATCCCTTTGACTGATGATGCTTCAACTATTAAAGACCTATAA